In the genome of Brucella anthropi ATCC 49188, one region contains:
- a CDS encoding autotransporter outer membrane beta-barrel domain-containing protein, which yields MLKRLNGKNVLFLRFLFLSAGTALAMTPVLAQTVGGTGGGNNGGSCADYGTGGAPSQNGQDGSLTKFGNCGGGGGGGGGAGGAEGGAGGGVQDSDNGIGGVGGRGGTHGAIIDTDNQLYTNGGNLAGGAGEKGGNGADANATYYSGGGGGGGGAGGYGLVANRASTITNSANATIQGGEGGAGGDGGNAPASAYPGGGGNGGDGGVGIWLNSDNIAVTNHSVIVGGKGGDAGLSGKRPDPDSGQDVYHDQGGDPGAGGTAIYAVGTAGGQISNVTGASIVGGDGGVSVSQAEALSTYANADGGRGGDGVAGSVTIQNEGSILGGNGSDASEGSPFRPGGSTTPPAFIGANGGAGGRGIASDAGINSISNSGNVVGGNGGNGGAVKATNSATSGNGGAGGSGIFASSGNTITNSGTVTGGNGGDGAIVFNTDVTNGNGGNGGDGISGAGISVINSGTVTPGTGGAAGSGQAGKDGIAIHLLSSSSGNSLEIQKGSDIHGDVVAEGGDNVFILGGSQDESFSGTLSSTIDNASDYQGFQTYRKSGSSTWTLAASYNNDWQIRGGTLEVGDSGVIADTSTIDTGDASGSGFLSYKQSVGTITTFGGLITGTGGLQQVGKGTLVLTGNNEYVGGTTISDGTLQIGDSGSTGSVVGSISNSAQLVFKRNNVLNYGGVISGTGSVVQTGTGTLVFSGDNDYVGVTTISDGTLQIGDGGGTGSVVGDITNNARLAFNRNNAYAYNGLISGTGSVVQAGTGTTTLTGQNTYAGGTVVSAGVLQVSSDKNLGASSGNLTIDGGTFANTAALTSARAVNVTANGGSIRTDATLTLTGAFDGSPASDWHKTGTGLLVFDSSATGDVGAGANVDAGKIVVEGSLDGSFAVNSGATLEISGTQGGDVNVNAGGTLMGSGQVGQNVVVADNGNLQGKYGQTLQIGGNLALDANSQVNVTLGMPSQTALYDVQGNVTLAGSLNITDGGGFGPGLYRLIDYQGNLTDNGMTIGTAPGGDPTRMWIDTDEANKQVNLMSSYGVRLNVWDGGNGAWNLVSDHSNDVWTDNADNIKGPYDQGSFAVFRGTPGTVTISNAAGNVTASGLNFATDGYVLAGDALDLDNTDQPIINVGDATDASKSMTATIAATLTGSKGINKTNYGTLVLTGANSYSGGTTVTGGVLQIGDGGNTGSIKGDVAVSSSAYGDGTLAFNRSDDTEFDGNITGDGKGGVVQKGTGTTTFTGDNTFSGGLTVENGGVKAGVAGHAFGTGTLKVKAGATADLGGFDTTVGGLAAFDASGTTGDGDIALGSGKLTVEQSFDSKFSGVISGAGDLTKSGTGTLTLNTAGTYTGATNVDGGTLKQGAAGVFNNASSGYTVGTDGTLDLGGFDTTLAALSNGGLITMGTQQTAGTTLSVTGNYTGTGGTVVINTVLGDDSSKTDRLKVGGDTSGTTNLKVNNRGGLGAQTVNGIEVVEVAGQSNGTFSLVSDYTTKDGQKAVVGGAYAYTLQQGAGSGNKDGNWYLTSQTTQEPPAPDCQQTNTCPVDPDNPRYSAGVPVYQGYAQNMQVLNKLPTLQERVGNRYLTSGNDNDASNTGSSTVDSRGIWARIEGAHNRLEPHSATGMKQDINSFIMQTGVDGQFYEDANGKLIAGITGQYGTAHGNSSSFFGDGYTDTSAWSLGATATWYGNDGFYVDTQGQLTWFDNDLNSDTANSGLADGAKAFGYALSAEVGQRIALDEHWSLTPQAQLMWSSLDADAFHDIWGNRVHMQDGDSLTARIGLAANYQDSWQGDDGRMVNTSVYGIANVYQEFLGGTRINVAGVNVDTDNDKTWAGIGAGGTYAWADSKYAIYGQGSINTSLNHSTDSYAVKGNAGFIVRW from the coding sequence ATGCTTAAGCGATTAAACGGCAAAAATGTATTATTCCTGCGATTTCTCTTTCTGAGTGCTGGAACAGCTTTGGCTATGACCCCCGTGCTTGCCCAAACGGTTGGCGGAACCGGTGGCGGAAATAATGGTGGCAGTTGCGCAGACTACGGAACGGGAGGGGCGCCGTCTCAGAACGGACAGGACGGAAGTTTAACGAAATTTGGCAATTGTGGTGGCGGTGGTGGCGGTGGAGGCGGGGCCGGCGGTGCTGAAGGAGGCGCCGGCGGTGGCGTTCAGGACAGTGATAACGGTATCGGAGGAGTTGGGGGGCGAGGCGGGACGCACGGTGCTATAATTGATACCGATAACCAACTTTATACGAATGGCGGAAATTTGGCGGGTGGCGCCGGAGAAAAGGGCGGCAATGGCGCTGATGCGAACGCGACCTATTATAGTGGCGGTGGCGGCGGTGGTGGTGGTGCCGGGGGCTATGGTCTGGTTGCAAATCGCGCTTCTACCATCACGAATAGCGCGAACGCGACTATTCAAGGGGGGGAAGGTGGCGCCGGGGGGGATGGCGGTAATGCGCCCGCCTCCGCATACCCGGGCGGCGGCGGAAATGGTGGCGATGGCGGGGTAGGTATTTGGCTAAATTCTGACAATATTGCTGTAACAAATCATAGTGTAATTGTTGGTGGGAAAGGTGGTGATGCTGGACTGTCTGGGAAACGACCGGATCCTGATAGTGGGCAGGATGTGTATCATGATCAAGGTGGTGATCCTGGTGCGGGCGGTACAGCTATATATGCTGTAGGTACGGCTGGCGGTCAGATATCCAACGTGACAGGCGCAAGTATCGTCGGCGGCGATGGCGGTGTCAGCGTTTCGCAGGCTGAGGCCCTTTCTACATACGCGAATGCCGATGGCGGCCGCGGCGGCGATGGTGTTGCCGGTTCCGTGACTATTCAGAATGAGGGGTCCATTCTGGGTGGTAACGGCAGTGATGCCAGCGAAGGCAGTCCGTTTAGACCCGGTGGATCGACAACTCCCCCAGCTTTCATCGGTGCGAATGGCGGGGCTGGAGGCCGCGGGATTGCTTCAGATGCCGGAATAAATTCAATATCCAACAGTGGTAACGTCGTTGGTGGAAATGGCGGAAATGGAGGTGCGGTCAAAGCGACCAATTCTGCGACTTCAGGTAATGGGGGCGCAGGTGGGAGCGGCATTTTTGCGTCGTCGGGTAATACCATAACAAACTCTGGGACCGTCACTGGCGGCAATGGTGGCGACGGTGCGATTGTTTTCAACACCGATGTGACAAACGGAAATGGCGGCAACGGTGGCGACGGTATTAGCGGTGCCGGAATATCGGTTATCAACAGCGGAACGGTGACTCCCGGAACTGGAGGCGCAGCAGGAAGCGGACAAGCTGGCAAGGATGGTATTGCGATACACTTGCTGTCGTCATCTTCCGGAAACTCGCTTGAAATTCAAAAAGGTTCCGACATTCACGGTGATGTAGTCGCGGAAGGAGGGGATAACGTTTTCATTCTCGGTGGAAGTCAGGATGAGAGTTTCTCCGGCACTCTGTCGTCAACCATCGATAATGCGTCGGACTATCAGGGCTTTCAGACGTATAGAAAATCTGGAAGCAGCACCTGGACGCTTGCGGCTTCATATAACAATGATTGGCAAATTCGCGGTGGCACTTTGGAAGTTGGCGACAGCGGAGTGATTGCCGATACAAGTACGATCGATACCGGAGATGCGAGTGGTTCTGGCTTTCTGTCCTACAAGCAGTCGGTCGGAACAATTACTACGTTTGGAGGATTGATCACCGGTACGGGCGGTCTGCAGCAAGTAGGCAAGGGTACCCTCGTTCTCACCGGTAATAATGAATATGTTGGCGGCACGACGATCTCTGACGGCACCTTGCAAATCGGTGATAGCGGAAGCACCGGCAGTGTTGTCGGTAGTATCTCCAATAGTGCGCAACTGGTCTTTAAGCGCAACAATGTCCTGAATTATGGCGGTGTGATTTCCGGCACGGGCTCTGTCGTGCAGACCGGCACCGGCACGTTGGTTTTTTCGGGTGATAATGATTATGTTGGTGTCACGACGATTTCGGATGGCACTTTGCAGATTGGAGATGGCGGCGGCACGGGCAGTGTTGTCGGCGATATCACCAACAATGCGCGTCTGGCCTTCAACCGCAACAATGCTTACGCTTATAACGGTTTGATTTCCGGTACGGGCTCTGTTGTGCAGGCGGGGACCGGTACTACGACGCTGACAGGCCAGAACACCTATGCGGGTGGCACGGTTGTGTCTGCGGGCGTCCTTCAAGTGTCCAGTGACAAAAATCTCGGTGCAAGTTCGGGCAACCTGACCATTGACGGCGGTACTTTTGCCAACACGGCTGCTTTGACCAGTGCACGCGCTGTCAATGTCACTGCAAATGGCGGGTCGATCCGCACGGATGCCACTTTGACCCTGACCGGAGCCTTTGATGGTTCGCCGGCTTCAGACTGGCACAAGACCGGTACCGGCCTTCTGGTGTTTGACAGCAGTGCGACCGGTGACGTTGGCGCTGGAGCCAATGTCGACGCTGGCAAGATCGTTGTTGAGGGCAGCCTCGATGGAAGCTTCGCTGTAAACAGCGGTGCGACGCTTGAGATCAGTGGCACGCAAGGGGGCGATGTCAATGTGAACGCCGGTGGCACATTGATGGGGTCCGGTCAGGTCGGCCAGAATGTCGTGGTCGCGGACAATGGCAATTTGCAAGGCAAATATGGCCAGACGCTTCAGATTGGCGGCAATCTTGCTCTTGATGCCAACAGCCAGGTCAATGTCACACTCGGCATGCCGAGCCAGACCGCCCTTTACGATGTGCAGGGCAATGTCACTCTGGCCGGGTCGCTGAACATCACGGACGGCGGCGGCTTCGGTCCGGGCCTTTATCGTCTCATCGACTATCAGGGCAACCTGACGGACAATGGGATGACCATTGGCACGGCTCCGGGAGGTGATCCCACACGGATGTGGATCGATACGGATGAGGCGAACAAGCAGGTCAATCTGATGAGCAGCTACGGGGTCAGGCTGAACGTCTGGGATGGCGGCAATGGTGCCTGGAACCTTGTGTCCGATCATTCCAATGATGTCTGGACGGATAATGCAGACAATATCAAGGGTCCTTATGATCAGGGGTCGTTCGCCGTGTTTCGGGGTACGCCGGGTACGGTGACGATCAGCAATGCCGCAGGCAATGTGACGGCATCCGGTCTTAATTTTGCAACCGATGGCTATGTTTTGGCGGGCGATGCGCTCGATCTCGACAATACCGACCAGCCGATTATCAACGTCGGTGACGCCACCGATGCAAGCAAATCGATGACGGCAACTATCGCGGCGACGCTGACGGGCAGCAAGGGCATCAACAAGACCAACTACGGCACCTTGGTTCTGACGGGTGCGAACAGTTATAGCGGCGGGACGACGGTGACAGGTGGTGTCCTGCAGATCGGTGACGGTGGCAATACGGGCAGCATCAAGGGTGACGTTGCGGTTTCGAGCAGCGCCTATGGTGACGGCACGCTGGCCTTCAACCGGAGCGATGATACGGAGTTTGACGGCAACATCACCGGTGATGGCAAGGGTGGTGTGGTCCAGAAAGGCACAGGCACAACGACGTTTACCGGCGACAACACCTTCTCGGGCGGTCTGACGGTTGAGAATGGCGGGGTCAAGGCAGGTGTCGCTGGCCATGCCTTCGGCACGGGCACCTTGAAGGTCAAGGCGGGTGCAACGGCCGATCTCGGCGGCTTCGACACGACGGTCGGCGGTCTTGCGGCCTTCGACGCGAGCGGCACGACGGGCGATGGCGATATTGCACTTGGATCGGGCAAGCTGACGGTCGAACAAAGCTTCGACAGCAAGTTCTCCGGTGTAATCTCTGGTGCTGGCGATTTGACCAAAAGTGGCACTGGTACCCTGACCCTCAATACGGCCGGCACCTATACCGGTGCGACCAATGTCGATGGCGGCACGCTGAAGCAGGGCGCAGCTGGTGTCTTCAACAATGCATCGTCGGGCTACACTGTCGGTACAGACGGGACGCTCGATCTTGGCGGTTTCGATACCACGCTGGCCGCGCTGTCGAATGGCGGTCTCATCACGATGGGAACACAGCAGACGGCAGGTACGACACTGAGCGTGACCGGCAACTATACCGGCACCGGTGGCACGGTCGTCATCAATACGGTGCTCGGCGACGACAGTTCCAAAACCGATCGCCTGAAGGTGGGTGGTGACACATCCGGCACGACCAATCTGAAGGTCAACAATCGCGGCGGACTGGGGGCACAGACTGTCAACGGCATCGAAGTGGTCGAGGTTGCCGGTCAGTCGAACGGAACCTTCTCGCTTGTCAGCGACTACACCACCAAGGACGGTCAGAAGGCGGTTGTGGGCGGTGCCTATGCCTATACGCTGCAACAGGGGGCGGGCAGCGGCAACAAGGACGGCAACTGGTATCTGACCAGCCAGACGACACAGGAACCGCCGGCCCCCGATTGCCAGCAGACCAATACCTGCCCGGTCGATCCGGACAACCCGCGCTATAGTGCCGGTGTTCCGGTCTATCAGGGCTATGCGCAGAACATGCAGGTGCTCAACAAACTGCCCACGCTGCAGGAACGTGTCGGCAATCGCTATCTGACGAGCGGGAACGACAACGACGCGAGCAATACAGGCAGCAGCACTGTCGACAGCCGCGGGATCTGGGCGCGCATCGAGGGCGCGCATAACCGGCTTGAGCCGCACAGCGCGACCGGCATGAAGCAGGATATCAACAGCTTCATCATGCAGACCGGTGTCGACGGGCAGTTCTATGAGGATGCCAACGGGAAGCTGATTGCCGGGATCACCGGGCAATATGGTACGGCGCATGGCAATTCCAGCTCGTTCTTCGGTGACGGTTATACCGACACCAGCGCCTGGAGCCTTGGCGCGACCGCAACCTGGTATGGCAATGACGGCTTCTATGTCGATACGCAGGGCCAGCTGACATGGTTCGACAATGATCTCAACTCCGATACGGCCAATAGCGGGCTGGCCGATGGCGCAAAGGCCTTCGGCTATGCGCTGAGTGCCGAGGTGGGGCAGCGGATTGCGCTCGACGAACATTGGTCGCTGACGCCACAGGCGCAGCTGATGTGGTCGTCACTCGATGCGGATGCGTTCCACGACATCTGGGGCAACCGCGTGCACATGCAGGATGGCGACAGCCTGACGGCACGCATTGGTCTTGCCGCCAACTATCAGGACAGCTGGCAGGGGGATGACGGCCGCATGGTCAACACATCGGTCTATGGCATCGCCAATGTCTATCAGGAGTTCCTCGGCGGCACCCGCATCAATGTGGCTGGTGTCAACGTCGATACCGACAACGACAAAACCTGGGCCGGCATCGGCGCCGGCGGCACCTATGCATGGGCCGACAGCAAATATGCAATCTACGGCCAGGGCTCCATCAACACCTCCCTCAACCACTCAACCGACAGCTATGCCGTCAAGGGGAATGCTGGCTTCATCGTCAGGTGGTAA
- a CDS encoding Ig-like domain-containing protein, with the protein MRNVILTKSKNILSFELKSLNDHSALPANDYVELAVSYEDSHRNPLFKKRLMWRIIEGNALLHQPTTLTDSQGLGTNRIRVPLDSSDRNTTIRLAVWAQQEPDDKLEFACLFGESEPAPPVASGAVFQTVFPRNDISGRTGVTSENPTKFSFLYCDGYGFINLDRTIYYTTKPGMADQYTDVYNDYLYVSVRFPMGAIPGGTISLLAQDKSNGLEYNSQYEVGNAASTLGQVNNFWPPNGSLLQPGRKYPIRALCMNSNGSFCSNQSIQWSLTGGSTNGTISPAISMTDAYGIAVSKIECDYVSLGESGDVDLCASVVGSLNDEYFVFDFPSFKIGGDRFVSVSPDTSVSFNAGLPFRFAIVLQDENGSPRAGYNIDWSASGRPTAQCYFDPPVSQTNSNGIASSILTSKDIPQGTVQDIVVTVTPPQGAPYIATYQLVANVVKQIAPADQGPYPIGKPLDVEVMLQDPSGKKIAGRSLVVTPNPLLTISDPNPKTDSNGTAKFQVTASAKVNTLLQVSEYADSVPTSISLSFGTTGIVISPTTSDSMRYDQWVSVSASYNDAAGNPVNGASLSWNCTNGVEVETPSTTTVNGISTNRIRYQTVSGFPQPPITTIMTVTASDGTAGEQTWTFTKSGLKNKLQLISPPNESQLTTDTPTLVTLRLTNQFDNPLANYSMVWDAPSDEAVILHYDSLTDSDGIATAIVKGTIPGLVHFTALAPNALGICSFDYDYEEEKLPDCSILLETTFAHNPPSGQTVDPTDNSQIITFVFRLLSNNAPQQNQSILWYFSPRTPDLCFFDGDNNPISADSHGNITTITNADGLSTFKIGSKTRYMGSVSAAPGNNPSAGALQYSIVIATFNSGLIEQSLEPAIYNPNPIAIPDQFSISDAGFVLRIDELQSNTMGQTVVFWTSSGAPGVSPQENILTCSTSQAENGITVPYSYLCPDPTRAGYNSIAYMIVQQSTSTSFLARAITPAVTGSQMPNHPDYNNTDRPLPSPYLSNHANVVNGNNIVNGLKVYIPYSSTWNIGSTINLSLYLNGQDDSGNVFGKTIPLSQTITKDNLNSQKDVIIIAPQDQLSGYNDGTLEADYYIETIWSQILENVTLNTANWH; encoded by the coding sequence ATGAGAAACGTCATTCTCACTAAAAGTAAAAATATACTCTCATTCGAATTAAAAAGCCTAAACGATCATTCTGCATTGCCTGCAAATGATTATGTCGAGCTGGCCGTTTCTTATGAAGATTCACATCGAAACCCACTGTTCAAAAAGCGGCTTATGTGGCGCATCATTGAAGGCAATGCCCTTCTACACCAGCCAACAACCCTGACAGATAGCCAGGGATTGGGCACCAATCGCATCAGAGTCCCGCTTGATAGTTCTGATCGTAACACTACGATCCGCTTAGCCGTATGGGCGCAGCAGGAACCCGACGATAAACTGGAGTTTGCATGCCTTTTTGGAGAATCGGAGCCAGCGCCGCCCGTCGCCAGTGGCGCCGTGTTCCAGACCGTGTTTCCTAGAAATGACATAAGCGGGAGGACAGGGGTCACCTCCGAAAACCCAACGAAATTCAGTTTTTTATACTGTGACGGCTACGGATTTATCAATTTAGATCGAACGATATACTATACTACGAAACCGGGAATGGCAGACCAGTACACAGATGTATATAATGACTATTTGTATGTATCAGTTAGGTTCCCGATGGGGGCAATACCTGGGGGAACGATATCACTTCTTGCTCAGGATAAATCGAACGGTCTCGAATACAACTCGCAGTATGAGGTCGGGAATGCTGCATCAACATTAGGCCAGGTCAACAATTTCTGGCCTCCGAATGGTTCCCTACTGCAACCTGGACGGAAATACCCAATTCGCGCGCTTTGCATGAATTCCAATGGTTCTTTCTGTAGTAACCAGAGCATACAATGGTCTCTAACGGGTGGATCGACGAATGGAACAATCTCGCCAGCGATCAGCATGACCGATGCGTATGGGATCGCCGTATCAAAAATAGAGTGCGATTATGTGTCTCTTGGCGAAAGCGGAGACGTCGATCTGTGCGCTTCAGTTGTTGGGTCGCTGAATGACGAATACTTTGTCTTCGATTTTCCGAGCTTCAAAATAGGCGGTGATCGTTTTGTTTCGGTCAGCCCAGACACCAGTGTAAGCTTCAACGCTGGCCTACCTTTCCGTTTTGCCATCGTTTTGCAGGATGAAAACGGTTCGCCGCGTGCCGGATACAATATCGACTGGAGTGCTAGCGGACGCCCCACAGCACAATGCTATTTTGACCCACCAGTATCTCAGACAAATTCGAACGGAATCGCATCCAGCATTCTGACTTCCAAGGACATTCCACAAGGAACTGTTCAAGATATCGTCGTCACGGTAACTCCCCCGCAAGGCGCGCCCTATATAGCCACATACCAACTGGTTGCAAATGTCGTCAAACAGATAGCGCCAGCAGATCAGGGGCCTTATCCCATCGGGAAGCCTTTGGATGTTGAAGTTATGCTTCAAGACCCCAGTGGTAAAAAAATAGCGGGCCGCAGTTTGGTTGTTACTCCCAACCCCTTGCTTACAATCAGCGATCCTAATCCAAAGACAGACTCTAACGGCACTGCAAAATTTCAGGTAACTGCCTCTGCTAAAGTTAATACCTTGCTCCAAGTCTCCGAGTACGCCGACAGTGTACCCACATCAATATCTCTGTCTTTCGGTACCACAGGCATTGTCATAAGCCCGACAACAAGTGATAGCATGCGCTATGACCAGTGGGTAAGCGTGAGCGCTTCCTATAACGACGCCGCAGGAAACCCGGTTAACGGCGCCTCGCTGTCATGGAATTGCACCAATGGCGTAGAAGTCGAAACCCCCAGCACTACAACAGTCAACGGGATATCGACAAACCGTATTCGCTATCAAACAGTGAGCGGATTCCCGCAGCCGCCGATTACAACAATAATGACTGTCACGGCATCAGACGGCACAGCCGGTGAGCAGACTTGGACATTTACAAAAAGCGGCCTAAAGAACAAACTGCAGCTTATATCACCTCCGAACGAAAGCCAGCTTACCACTGATACACCCACATTGGTTACATTGAGACTGACCAATCAGTTCGATAATCCTCTAGCCAACTATAGTATGGTCTGGGATGCCCCGTCAGATGAAGCAGTTATTCTACACTATGATTCACTGACCGATTCCGATGGAATAGCTACAGCGATCGTAAAGGGAACAATCCCGGGATTAGTGCACTTCACTGCCCTGGCCCCGAACGCGCTCGGCATATGCAGCTTCGATTATGATTATGAGGAGGAGAAATTACCCGATTGTTCAATTCTTCTAGAGACCACATTTGCCCACAATCCACCAAGTGGACAAACGGTCGACCCAACAGACAATAGCCAGATTATAACCTTTGTATTCCGCCTCCTATCCAACAACGCTCCACAGCAAAATCAAAGTATACTCTGGTATTTTAGCCCGAGAACACCTGACCTCTGTTTCTTTGATGGTGACAATAATCCGATCTCCGCTGATTCTCACGGAAATATTACAACGATAACCAATGCAGATGGCCTAAGCACTTTCAAAATTGGCAGCAAGACACGATACATGGGAAGCGTCTCTGCCGCGCCTGGTAATAATCCAAGTGCGGGAGCACTACAGTATTCCATAGTTATCGCAACATTCAACTCTGGATTAATCGAGCAGAGCCTAGAGCCTGCAATTTATAACCCTAACCCGATCGCTATTCCGGATCAATTTTCCATCAGCGACGCAGGTTTTGTACTACGTATCGATGAGCTACAAAGCAATACCATGGGACAGACGGTCGTGTTTTGGACGTCCAGTGGCGCGCCTGGTGTGTCTCCTCAGGAAAATATCTTAACTTGCTCCACTAGCCAGGCTGAAAATGGAATAACTGTTCCCTATAGCTATCTGTGCCCCGATCCCACTCGCGCAGGGTACAATTCAATTGCATATATGATCGTACAACAGAGCACCAGCACCAGCTTCCTGGCAAGAGCTATTACACCTGCGGTCACAGGCAGTCAGATGCCTAATCATCCTGATTACAACAATACTGATCGGCCACTACCTAGCCCATATTTGTCTAACCATGCAAATGTCGTAAATGGTAATAATATCGTTAACGGCTTGAAAGTTTACATCCCATATTCTTCAACCTGGAACATCGGAAGCACGATAAATCTGTCTTTATACCTCAACGGGCAAGACGATTCTGGAAATGTATTTGGAAAAACGATCCCGCTTTCGCAGACGATTACCAAAGATAATTTGAATTCCCAGAAGGATGTAATTATTATTGCACCGCAAGACCAGCTTTCAGGATACAATGACGGCACGCTGGAGGCCGACTATTATATTGAAACGATTTGGTCACAGATACTAGAAAATGTTACTTTGAACACCGCCAACTGGCATTAG